GGCGCTGTTGGTGGAGCGATCGAACTGCGTGACCGGGTTGGATGCTTCGCCCAAGGCCCTGGCCCGGGCCCGATCGGCCGTGCCCCAAGCTACCTATGTGGAAGCTTTTGCGGAAGCCATGCCCTTTCCGGACGGTAGCTTTGAGGTGGTTCACAGCAGCGCCGCCATGCATGAAATGGAGGCTGAACAGCTCCGCCAAATTTTTCAGGAAGTCCATCGGGTGCTGGTTCCGGGGGGCTGGTTTCTGTTTTCCGATTTCCATGCCCCCTCCAACCCGCTGTTTTGGCCGGGGGTGGCTGCGTTCTTCTGGCTGTTTGAAACGGAAACGGCTTGGGAATTTGTGCAAACAGATGTGCCGGGCTTGCTGGAGTCGATCGGGTTTTGTGATGTGTCTCAAGCGTTTTATGCGGGTGGCTCGGTGCAAGTGCTGCGGGCTAAGCGTGCTGCGGGCTAAGCGCCCCGATTGGGCTGAGCCTTGCGAGTTGCTCATGCGATCAATTCCCGTGCGATCAATTTCCAGATGATCAATTTCCAGACGATCAATCCCCACACCGGCTGGCCCAGCGTGGGGATTGATGAGCAATGGGTTGGTTTAGGTCGCCAAACGGTAGCCCGATCGCCGATCAAGCCCTTGAGATTCTGTTTCCTGCGGCTTGTTTAAAAGCCTGAAATTGGAGCTTGAAATGAGAGCCGGAAATTAGAGCCTAAACGGTGAAATCCAACCCCGCAGGAAGTAGAACACGCTTTGCAGGTATTCCGTCACCACCTTGGTGCTGACCGTGAGGCCTTCGGAGTTGGGAATCAGATCCGGAATGGAGAAATAGCGCCAGGGGATGGGGGTGATGTCCGGGGCATCGTAGGGCAGGGTGTAAAAGTCTGCCGGTTGCGGCACAACCCGGAAACCAACGGACTCGAACGCCAGGGTCGATCGCCGCATTTCGATCGCGGAGGTGACCAAGGCAATGCGTGCCCCCTGGGGGTTGGAACCAAACTCATCGCGCACATCCAGGGCGCTGTTGCGCACGTTCACCACTTCCCGCTTCTGGGCAATTTCGCTGCGGGGAATCACGATCGCGCTGGCTGGCACGCCCATTTCCTGTAACAACACGCTGATGTCAGACGATTCCGCCGCCCGGCAGCGCGTGGCCGTGCCGTCTGGGTTCCGACAGTCGCTGCTCACCGGTCGCCAGTAAGCGTTCAGCTCCGGCCGGAACCCCGCGCTCACAATAATTCGATTGGCCCGGCCAGCGCGATACAGTTGTGCCGCCAATGTGATTCGATCGCCGCTTTCGGTCAGCTCAATGCGCTGTTGACCAATCCCCGCCACACGGGTTGTGCCATTCCCCAGCAGCACGATCGCCTCAACGGATCCCCGATCGCCATAGCCCTGCATGGACACGGCTTCGCGCTCCAGTTGCCCCGCCAGCAAAAACCCGATTGCTGGGGTGCTAAACAGCAGCAACACCGAAAACGCCCAAGCCGCCACCCCATTGGTCGTGAACTTGCCCGGCCCTTCGCGCAGCACCCAGCGCGAGAGCAACAGCAGCGACAGACCCAGAGGAGTCAGAAGCAGGGACAGAAGGCTGCCCACCGATTCTGAGGTGCGGCCACCGGGGTTCATAAACGCGATCGTCAGCAGTGCCGCGATCGTGACAATGCCAAAGCCGGTGTAGTAGGCCACCGGGATGAACTTGACCTGAAACAGGAAGTACCAGAGCAGCCAGCCGATAAACAGCCAAATTAAGATAAAGGTCAGGGTCTCAAACATTCCAAATCACCCACGTCGGCGATCGACCTACCGGTTAGTTTTAACCGCAAGTTTTAGGGCAATGGTAGAGGAATTTTGCCGCTTTGAAACCAGAAGCCTAACCCCCAGCGCTTTTTGAGCGATCGACTGCTGACCGTAAACGCCCCTCACCCATTGCTGACTTTAGAAATTCCTTAACAATTTCCTGGATCCAACGGATTGCCCCGATCGCCCCGTGGCCCCGTCCGGTGGCCGCCTGGTGGGCCGATCGACGACGGGAGCAACCCCAGGTTGGGGCCTGTGGCTGGGTCTGCGTCGTTTTGCCTGGGGCTGTTGTCTTCCTCCTGCGTGCCTGTTGCTCAGCGCCTCAAACCGGTGAACGGTTCGATCGACCATCGCTAATCATGCTTAGCCTGAATTGCTACACCAAGATTTCTGTGCTCAGCTCATGCAACAAATGCAGCAATGTAATCAATGAACTTGGCAATCAATGAACTTAACGCACTGATCATTAGCTAAATTGTGAACCCCCTAAAGGCTGAATAGTGGTTAAATTTCGATTTGTTCTAGAATTCAATAAATCTTTAAAAGACTCTGCTTAATCTATTCTTGACGCTGCCGAATCGTGGTGTTATACCAAATTCGGCTGGGTTAATTTCTTGATCAATTAAGCGGATGATCTAAGTTAACCATCGAATTGTTGCTCACTCTTCAAAAAATGGATCCTGCGAATTGGGTCATTTATGAAGCAAAATCTCTGGGCTATCTTCTGAATGAAAACAACGAGCTACTCTGAGTTTTGATGGAGTGACAACAGCTTGATGGAACCTTCATCTTGGTTGATGTAAAGTCAACCTACGATCAGTCACAATTTGCAAACTGGTTGCTCGCAAATTGTTGATGCCTTGTGATTACCCTTGATCAAATTATTCTCCACTGAGAAAAAATATGTCTGGAATTCGCGACGTTGACGGCGACCCCAGTGGCACTTGGGCAGACT
This region of Limnothrix sp. FACHB-406 genomic DNA includes:
- a CDS encoding methyltransferase domain-containing protein, translated to MATILRDLSYRYQWLYDNISRVAALAVGGEGRFRQLALQNFDWQPETRVLDLCCGWGQTTALLVERSNCVTGLDASPKALARARSAVPQATYVEAFAEAMPFPDGSFEVVHSSAAMHEMEAEQLRQIFQEVHRVLVPGGWFLFSDFHAPSNPLFWPGVAAFFWLFETETAWEFVQTDVPGLLESIGFCDVSQAFYAGGSVQVLRAKRAAG
- a CDS encoding YdcF family protein, producing the protein MFETLTFILIWLFIGWLLWYFLFQVKFIPVAYYTGFGIVTIAALLTIAFMNPGGRTSESVGSLLSLLLTPLGLSLLLLSRWVLREGPGKFTTNGVAAWAFSVLLLFSTPAIGFLLAGQLEREAVSMQGYGDRGSVEAIVLLGNGTTRVAGIGQQRIELTESGDRITLAAQLYRAGRANRIIVSAGFRPELNAYWRPVSSDCRNPDGTATRCRAAESSDISVLLQEMGVPASAIVIPRSEIAQKREVVNVRNSALDVRDEFGSNPQGARIALVTSAIEMRRSTLAFESVGFRVVPQPADFYTLPYDAPDITPIPWRYFSIPDLIPNSEGLTVSTKVVTEYLQSVFYFLRGWISPFRL